Below is a genomic region from Pseudomonadota bacterium.
TAAGGAATGGTCCTATCTGCAAGAAGGCTTTTATTTTCAAGAAATATGTTTGTATAAATGATAAATATCGCCCCGTTAGGGTAATAGCACTTCGGCAGTTCCTGCCGGCATCTGAAAGGGGCTTTATTGTCTAAAACACCTTTCAACAACCCTTTATTGTTAAGGACAAATGCCTTTAATGGTGAATGTGAAGGTTCGTAGACGCTTATCAGAGCTTCAGCCTTCCTGTCCATTAAACTTGTGAAGGCACTGTCGATGTCACTTGAGTCTCTCAACGGAGACGTCGGCTGAAGGAGCGCAAACATATCAAACATCTCCCCTGTTTCTTTCAGTTGAGACAATACATTGCTGATAAGCGGCTCGCATGGCGCAATATCTGTCGCAAGCTCTTCAGGTCTTTTCAGAATATCCGCTCCAAGCTTCTGTGATATTTCTAGAATCTCCCCGTCTTCAGATGAAACTACCACCTTTGATATGTAGCGAGAGTGCAGGGCGGCTTCAATAGTATATGCGATAAGCGGCCTTCCGTTTACATCCGCGATGTTTTTCCTATGTACGCCTTTGCTTCCGCCCCTGGCCGGAATGATCGCCAATATTTTATTTTCCTGCATTATTTACCCCGGTTTAATTGAAGCGATTATGATTTCTCCATAAAAGAAATAGCGTGAGAATATGGCAGCTTCTGTATTCTTATTTTCTCAGCGCTGAAAAAATCATCTACCGCC
It encodes:
- a CDS encoding acylneuraminate cytidylyltransferase family protein, whose protein sequence is MQENKILAIIPARGGSKGVHRKNIADVNGRPLIAYTIEAALHSRYISKVVVSSEDGEILEISQKLGADILKRPEELATDIAPCEPLISNVLSQLKETGEMFDMFALLQPTSPLRDSSDIDSAFTSLMDRKAEALISVYEPSHSPLKAFVLNNKGLLKGVLDNKAPFRCRQELPKCYYPNGAIFIIYTNIFLENKSLLADRTIPYVMPEERSMDVDTPEDLEKISEYLRKRNAAPGDKK